The genomic interval GGCTGGCAGAGCATAAGGATGAATCGTTCTTTTTGTTCCTTCATTACTGGGATGCTCATACGCCTTATTTGCCGCCGGAATCCTATATTCCAGACTTTTATGAAGCAGGGCGAGATCCGTATGATCCGAACAACCGAAGCATGGAACCGGCCTATAATCATCCCGCCTACCCTTTCTTTAAGCACCACCATTACGATCTCGTTGGCCCAGTGACCGACAGCGCTTACTACGACGCGCTATATGATGCAGAAATCCGCTATCTTGATGATCGTTTGAAGGAACTCGACGCTCATCTGGAGAAGTTAGGTATCAAAGAGGATACGATGCTCATTCTATTCGGCGATCATGGTGAAAGTCTAACGGAGCACGACATCTACTGGGATCATTGCGGCTTATACGAGCCGACTGTCCATGTGCCGATTATTATGCGATGGCCAGGTCGTATCCCAGAGGGACGCAGGGTGCAAGGTCTCGTGCAGCAGGTTGACCTCATGCCGACAATATTGGAAGCGATACGCAGCGAGAAGCCAGAAGGTATCGAGCTTATGAAGGTTGCAGACCCGCCAGGCATGGACGGCCGGAGCTTATGGCCTTCTATTCTTAACTTGGCTGACGGAACGCACGATGCTGTGTACCTTAGTGAATGTGCATGGCAAGCGGCGCGCGGCATACGGACGGAGCGCTACAAGTTTATTCGCACGTACGACGCGGGGCCTTTTACTAGACCGCCTAGAGAGTTATATGATCTGGATGCCGATCCAGAAGAGACGGTAAATCTTGCGGAGCGGGAGCCAGAGCTCGCCGATCAGCTGGAACGGCAGCTGGATAATTGGGTGGAGGCGAAGCTGGGGGGACGCGAAGATCCGAAGGATCGGCAGCTACGCAAGGCGGGACTTCCGTTCCGCAGACGCATTGAGCAGATTTTGGCGGAGTCAGGGATGACGTGGGACGAATGGTTTCAGGATCCGCGTCGTGAACGATTCGATCAAGCGACAGACGGTCGGCATGAACAGACCATCGGATCTTGATCCGATTACGAACCGAGGGGATGAAGGATGGGGCATATACTGGGAAGCAATAGTTACATGAAGGATGAATTCCCGTTCTGGATCAATCGGATGGTGCAAGCTTCTGTCTCTGAACATGGTCACGAGTTCATTGAGCTCGTCTATGTGGTGCATGGACAGGGCGTCCATATCTTCCAAGGCAACCATTACAATATTCATGCGGGCGATGTGTTTATTATTAATCCCGGCGAGACGCATGCTTATTCCGTAGAGAGTGGCGGGAGTATGGAAATCATCAACTGTTTGTTTATGCCGTCCTTTATTCCCGATGCGCTGCTTCAGGAGCTGGAAATTACGGCATCAATGGACTACTTTTACGTGCATCCCTTCCTGAAGCAGGATGTCCGCTTCAACCATTACCTGAATCTGAACGGGCAGGAGGCGTCGTCCGTGCTGGCGCTGCTGGAGAACATGATCCGTGAGCTCAACAGCCGCGGCCCCGGCCACACGACGTTGATTCGCCTGCAGATGGTGGAGCTGCTCGTTCTGCTGTCTCGCTATTACGCTTATATGCAAAGCCATCGTATTCATAAATCCCCGCGCCAATCGGAACGAGTGATGATGGCTAGACGGATTTCCGGCTATCTCGAACGCCATTTTGACAAAAAAATTACGCTTCAAGCGCTGTCCGGCCTGTTTAATGTCAGCACAAGGCAGCTGAATCGGTTGGTGCGCGAGGAATTCGGGAAGAGCGTATTCGACCTGCTGCACGAAATTCGTATTGAACGGGCGAAGCGGATGCTGCTGGAATCCGACCAGAAGGTCATCTACATCGCGACTATGGTCGGCTACGACGATCCATCGTTTTTTAGCCGATTGTTCGTTCGTTATGCAGGCTGCTCGCCGCGTGAATATCGGACCGGTACACAGGGTCTGCGTGAAGGAAAGGAGCTGATCGCGCATGCCACACTCGATGAAAGAGCGGAGGCCTAACGTACTGCTGATTACGGCAGACCAATTACGCGAGGATTGCGTGGGCTTCAGCGGTAAATATCCCGTTCGCACACCGCACATTGACCGTCTGTCTGAACAGGGAGTCTCCTTCTCCCACGCTTATTCCGTACTGCCGGTGTGCGCGCCGGCGAGGCAGTCGCTCCTGCGCGGCAGGAGGCCGGAAACATTTGGCGCCTTATGGAATTACAGCGGGGCGCTGCCTGTGGCGGCACTGCCGCCGGAAGCTTATACATGGACGAGAGCACTTGCGGAGAGCGGTTATGCAACCGCATATTTGGGCAAATGGGGAGTCAATCCGGTGCACGGGCCTGCGGCTTATGGTTTCGATTCATACGTCAGCGAAGCTGAATATCATGACTTTATCTCGCAAAAGCATCCGGACGTCCGATACGAGAATGGCTTCTTCGGAGAAGAGAGTCCGCTCCCGTTAGAGGACGCAGAGACGCATTGGTTCGCCGCGCGTGCAAGTGAGACGCTGGAGCGGCTGCAAGGCGATGGTCGACCTTGGCATATGGCGCTGCACTTTAGCGATCCCCACTTGCCCTGCCGACCTTCGCTTCCTTTTGCAGGGATGTATGCTGCTGCGGACATCCCCGAGTGGGCAGGCTTCCACGATACTTTTGCCGGAAAGCCGTACATTCAGTGCCAGCAGCTGGAGAGCTGGGGCGTTGCCGATTATGATTGGCAGGACTGGGCGCCGATCGTTGCTCGTTATTACGCCATCATTAGTCAGCTCGACGATGCAATTGGACGAGTGTTGGGGACGCTGGAGCGGTTAGGTATGGCGGATAATACCATTGTGATCTTTACTGCAGATCACGGTGACATGTGCGGTTCCCACGGTATGATGGATAAGCACTACATCATGTATGACGATGTTGTTCGGGTACCGCTCATTGTTAGAATGCCGAGCGTCGGGGACGTAGAAGTGGGCGGACGATGTGACCGATTTGTCTATAATTTTCTAGATTTGCCGCCGACGCTTTTGGAGCTTCTCAATCTGCAAACGTATGATCCTGGCGATTTGCAGGGTCAATCACTTGTGCCTCTGCTGGCTGGGGGGGAGCCTGCTGATTGGCGGGACGCCGTTGTATCCACTTATAACGGCCAGCAGTTCGGGCTTTACACGCAGCGGATGATCCGCACGGCAGATTGGAAGTACGTTTGGAATTTAACAGACGTAGATGAGCTGTATGACATGGCTAATGATCCTGGCGAACTGGTTAATGTGAGTGGGAAGTTAGAGCACGCAGAGTTGCTTGCCGTGCTTAGGAGACGGCTATTTGAGCAGCTTTCCGTGGACGGTGATGTGATCGTCGCTAACGAATGGACGAGACGTCAGCTGTTGCAAGGTGGGAAGCTGGGCGGAATATGAAAAGGAGTACTGAATTCTTGTGCATCACGTTTTGGAATATACTAGATGAGTGCGAGAAGAAAGTTGTTATTAGACAGTGTGTTTGGAGAATTTTTGAGATTGCGAAGTAGCTTGGATCAGTCAGGGTAATGTTTCACTTATAGAGAAAAGGGCGTTTATGAAGCTTTATTATGAGTATTATAAAGCGAATTGTTAATTTATTTTAGTTTTCGTATTAGATAGGGATAATTTGCTCTAAATCAAATAAGGAAAACCACAATCATAAGTGAAGTGACCCCAAAAAGTTAGACAGGTTATTTATAAGGCAAAATTAAAGGAATAAGTACGGTACAGTACTGGACTTATTCCTTTAATTTTGCCTTAATACGCTTGCGATTGTAATAATAGGCCTCATGCTTAAAATGTTCAATACTTTCAAATTCATTTAAAAAAAGAAATTAAGATTTCATTGTGCCAAAGAAGATTTCGATGAAGACGTTGTCGTAGCAGTTACCTTTGAAGGACATGCTTTACTCGATACCACGTTCTTTAAGGGTATGCCGATACGCTTTTATTTGATAATGCCAGCCTTTTTAGAATGAATCATGAGTTTATCTTCATCTGTTAACTAATGGATTAAATACTTGACCTAACAACGTGGACACAACGGAATAGACCAGTATTGAACCAGTCGTATACGTAATAATTTCCCCGTTAAATAGATCTAGCATGGGAGATAAGTATAGTTTTTCTCCAAATAACTTAAACTCTGTTATACTCGTAACCCACTTTTCATTCGACTTTTCAGCATGAAAGTCATGTTCTAAAATGTTAGGTGCAATCTTGCCAACAATGCCTTTATATGAACGTTTTTTTTCATATGTGCAAGACTCTTTAATTCGAATACATCCATCAAACGTTGTACTCTCTTATGATTCACTTGGTGTTTGCGATTCACTAACTCATCTCGAATTCGGACAAAATTACAGCACCCCTGGTGCACCTTGTAAATGGCTTGAATCAAATCTTTTAACTTGGCATCTTTGTCTAGCTTACGGAAGGTTTTTATACTTGCTACGAGGGATATCTGCTAGCTGTATGAGTGCTTTAACAGAGAAGTCGTTCCTTAGTTCATAGACTACTTGCGCTTAGTCTTTTTTGGTGATTTTTCCTTGTTTTGAACTAAGGCATTCAACTTTTTTAAATACGTATTCTCCATACGCAAACGGTTCACCTCAGCTTGTAAAAATCTCTACAGACCCTTATACTAACTTTTGGTTCATCTGTTCTTTTGACATGGGTGGACGCCCCTTTTTCTTTGATTTTAGGGCATATATTCCATGTGTTTTTAAGCTTTTTTACCATGATACTCATAATATCTAACCCTATTTATGAATATATATTAATGAACACGATATGATTTCGCAACCGTATTAAGGCTTGTTACTCCATTTAAATAAAGAGTGACTGCTTATATTTTTTATCTGGACTGAATTTTTTGCATAGAAAAACTGCACCTCCAATGTTAGATGGTGTCTAACAATTGGGGTGCAGTTCATATGAATGTGGTTTTCCTTATTTGATTAACTAAATACGCCCAATAAAGGTAAGATAATATTTTTGGACAAATATAACTGGAAGTAGAATCGTGAAAACTATTTTTGATTCATCATGTTGTAAACGCATTAAAGTTGCGTATATGATCTTTTGTAATTATCTTATCCGTACACAAAATTATTAATAGACCTGTTACTTGTACTAGTGAGTTCTTCATGTATTCTCGTAATAAAATTCTCTGCGAGTATAACAGGAACTGCATTGCCTATTTGAGTTGCAATATTTTCGCTCGATCCTTCGCAAGATATACCGCTTATTTTACCAGTAAACTTATAATCTTTTGGGAATGTTTGTATAAGTGCAGCTTCTCTGATGCTAATTGCTCGATCCTCTTCAGGATGACCGAAACGTCCTTTTGTATAAGCCAAACAACCACAAGTAATAGTTGGAGCGTATTCTCTAAAGTCCATTCTTCCATATACGTCACCAAAATTAATATTTGATTTCTTGTGACAATCGAGTTCTAAATTTTGGTTCTCGGGCCAATCGGATCTACTTCCACCGTTTTTAGGGGTATTTCTTATACGAATTAGATTTAATTCTGATAAATTCCTACATCTGTGAAGCTTATCTTCAGGATCTTGTTCTCCCGCACGGAGTGGGGCTAAATTGTATTGTTTTAAATAATCACCTAAAGTTAATGCAATAGTTTTATTGGGCCATATTTCATGTGGTTTTACTGATTGGAGCTTTCCCTTTTGGTTTATACTTATAAAAGCATCGACATTAGGAAAACTATCTATTTTTTTTGCAATAAGTATGAGCCGTTTTCTATGTTGGGGAACTCCAAAGTCAACGGCATCTACGACTTCATAACGGATATGATAGGAAGGTTTGTTTTTATAAAGTTTATTTCCATTCATATCTATATTGCTTAATAGTTTCAAAAAACTTTTAAATACTTTAAAGTTAATAATATTATCAACATTTTCTAATAGAACGAGTTTCGGTTCAAAAATATTAGATATTTTTATTACTTGGAAAATAAGTTTATTTCGCTCATCAGAATTTATATCACTTTTTTTTCTA from Paenibacillus sp. FSL K6-3182 carries:
- a CDS encoding AraC family transcriptional regulator; translation: MKDEFPFWINRMVQASVSEHGHEFIELVYVVHGQGVHIFQGNHYNIHAGDVFIINPGETHAYSVESGGSMEIINCLFMPSFIPDALLQELEITASMDYFYVHPFLKQDVRFNHYLNLNGQEASSVLALLENMIRELNSRGPGHTTLIRLQMVELLVLLSRYYAYMQSHRIHKSPRQSERVMMARRISGYLERHFDKKITLQALSGLFNVSTRQLNRLVREEFGKSVFDLLHEIRIERAKRMLLESDQKVIYIATMVGYDDPSFFSRLFVRYAGCSPREYRTGTQGLREGKELIAHATLDERAEA
- a CDS encoding sulfatase → MKIILISLDTLRASRLSGYGYSKPTSPYLDQIAEQGVLFERAYAADIPTEVAHTGIFTGKVGLTTGIVSHGSELTHLPKSTPWLPNLLRSAGFTTSAVDNLYQLKEWFARGYRYYTNSVGGNRWIDGRTVNDLAMPWLAEHKDESFFLFLHYWDAHTPYLPPESYIPDFYEAGRDPYDPNNRSMEPAYNHPAYPFFKHHHYDLVGPVTDSAYYDALYDAEIRYLDDRLKELDAHLEKLGIKEDTMLILFGDHGESLTEHDIYWDHCGLYEPTVHVPIIMRWPGRIPEGRRVQGLVQQVDLMPTILEAIRSEKPEGIELMKVADPPGMDGRSLWPSILNLADGTHDAVYLSECAWQAARGIRTERYKFIRTYDAGPFTRPPRELYDLDADPEETVNLAEREPELADQLERQLDNWVEAKLGGREDPKDRQLRKAGLPFRRRIEQILAESGMTWDEWFQDPRRERFDQATDGRHEQTIGS
- a CDS encoding sulfatase-like hydrolase/transferase, whose product is MKERRPNVLLITADQLREDCVGFSGKYPVRTPHIDRLSEQGVSFSHAYSVLPVCAPARQSLLRGRRPETFGALWNYSGALPVAALPPEAYTWTRALAESGYATAYLGKWGVNPVHGPAAYGFDSYVSEAEYHDFISQKHPDVRYENGFFGEESPLPLEDAETHWFAARASETLERLQGDGRPWHMALHFSDPHLPCRPSLPFAGMYAAADIPEWAGFHDTFAGKPYIQCQQLESWGVADYDWQDWAPIVARYYAIISQLDDAIGRVLGTLERLGMADNTIVIFTADHGDMCGSHGMMDKHYIMYDDVVRVPLIVRMPSVGDVEVGGRCDRFVYNFLDLPPTLLELLNLQTYDPGDLQGQSLVPLLAGGEPADWRDAVVSTYNGQQFGLYTQRMIRTADWKYVWNLTDVDELYDMANDPGELVNVSGKLEHAELLAVLRRRLFEQLSVDGDVIVANEWTRRQLLQGGKLGGI
- the dcm gene encoding DNA (cytosine-5-)-methyltransferase → MFTTIDLFSGAGGVSQALKKHFKIICAVEYDKIIASTYALNHGSDHLLIKDIKKIKKKYWNNLKKKKLDKQELDLLVATPPCQGFSRHSRKKSDINSDERNKLIFQVIKISNIFEPKLVLLENVDNIINFKVFKSFLKLLSNIDMNGNKLYKNKPSYHIRYEVVDAVDFGVPQHRKRLILIAKKIDSFPNVDAFISINQKGKLQSVKPHEIWPNKTIALTLGDYLKQYNLAPLRAGEQDPEDKLHRCRNLSELNLIRIRNTPKNGGSRSDWPENQNLELDCHKKSNINFGDVYGRMDFREYAPTITCGCLAYTKGRFGHPEEDRAISIREAALIQTFPKDYKFTGKISGISCEGSSENIATQIGNAVPVILAENFITRIHEELTSTSNRSINNFVYG